The following proteins come from a genomic window of Polyangiaceae bacterium:
- a CDS encoding SDR family oxidoreductase, whose amino-acid sequence MQDQVIVITGASAGIGAALAKLVSDKGMKPVLLARREKELTEVASRLGESLVVVGDVTRRADVQRTVASALDRFGRIDVWVNNAGRGISRAVSELTDEDLDEMYLVNVKSAVYGMQAVLPHFKERGRGHIINVSSMLGRVPFAPIRSAYAAAKHALNALTANLRMELRAEFPEIQVSSVHPGVVATEFGLSARHGGFDSRTLPGAQSAEEVAAVIADTIETRRADVYTRPGAQQMVASYFAHEDMGQAEQLPPFNFAVPKP is encoded by the coding sequence ATGCAAGACCAAGTGATCGTCATCACCGGCGCCAGTGCCGGCATTGGCGCAGCCCTCGCCAAGCTGGTTTCCGACAAGGGCATGAAGCCAGTATTGTTGGCTCGCCGCGAAAAGGAGCTGACGGAAGTCGCTTCCCGTCTGGGCGAAAGTCTCGTCGTCGTGGGGGACGTCACGCGCCGCGCGGACGTGCAGCGCACGGTAGCGAGCGCTCTCGATCGCTTCGGTCGCATCGACGTGTGGGTGAACAACGCCGGCCGCGGCATCTCGCGTGCCGTTTCCGAGCTCACGGATGAGGATCTGGACGAGATGTACCTGGTGAACGTGAAGAGCGCCGTGTACGGCATGCAAGCCGTGCTGCCACACTTCAAAGAGCGCGGCCGCGGCCACATCATCAACGTCTCATCCATGCTCGGGCGCGTGCCCTTCGCGCCCATTCGCTCTGCCTACGCCGCCGCCAAGCATGCGCTCAATGCGCTCACGGCGAACTTGCGCATGGAGCTCCGAGCGGAGTTTCCGGAAATCCAGGTGTCGTCGGTGCACCCCGGCGTGGTAGCCACGGAGTTCGGCCTCTCCGCCCGCCACGGTGGCTTCGACTCCCGGACGCTGCCGGGCGCCCAGAGCGCCGAAGAAGTGGCGGCGGTGATCGCCGACACCATCGAGACTCGCCGCGCCGACGTGTACACGCGGCCCGGCGCTCAGCAGATGGTAGCGAGCTACTTCGCTCACGAGGACATGGGCCAGGCGGAGCAACTGCCGCCCTTCAACTTCGCGGTGCCCAAGCCCTGA